The DNA sequence TATAGCCCAGGCATCCCAAAATTGAGGATTAGAACTATTGATGTATATCTGAGTCTTGCATAGTTAGGAAAAACTCAAAGGTTTAGGGCTCATGAGGACTAAGGCCCTGGACTTGGGAGCTCAGCAATACTCAAGTCTCACTGAAACAAATTACCATAAAGGGCTCAGATTGTCCCATGCAATCTATTTTTTTGCTATTTATCCTTATAGTTCATACTTTTGGTGACCAATGCAATTTGCAGTTAGGGCTTCAGTTTGGAAGCCTATAAACCCAGTAACTGGCATTTTTATACTATGAAAAGAAATATTGGCATACAGATCTCCAAAGATCCCAGCCTCTCAGCCTAGCCAATGTACTTATTATATGCATTTCCAATCATCTGTGCAGTTAATTTGGCTGTGTATCCTCTGGTGTGGCCAATCCACACCAGAAGCATTGTTTGAAATTTAGCCTCCCAGAAATCTTTCTTAGACCACTGAGAGAGACCTATAGCCTCCTTTCTTGCTTGAAGAAGGCTCACTTTTTCAGTGGGATCTATTTATTGTTCCCTCCAGTATGCTCATCATTGGTAGAAAATTATGCCCTACTATGCTGACTCTGGGTCTCTCTTTATGGGCTGattgatctctttctttttgttctgataTAAGAGTTTCAACCAATCAAATCTCACCCTAAGTAGAGGATATGGTATGTAAAACATttaccatatttttttttatttttaggaagttGCCTAGCAAAGGAACCACAGTTTGCACCCACCTCCACTGTAGCACAtgatattttaaaactgaatGTGGGTCAAAGCAAGGTTATGGCTAAGAAGGGGCTCTGTTTTGTCTTGAGCTACTTCCCCAAACCAAAAGAGGCCACTTTCACTTTGGAAATGTTGCCTCCAAGTCTTCATACCAAGCATAAACAAAATCTTATTTCTTGTTTTAGGTTCACTTGAATTTGCCAAAATGGTTCAACTTCTGAATAGCATAATCACTGTGACCAAGGTGTTCCAGAACTATGCCAAAGATAATGGAGACTGTACCTCGCTATGCAAGAAGGAACTGAAGCAGCTGCTCTTGACGGAGTTTGGAGACATCCTCCGGGTAAGATACATTGATGGTTGGCCCCATGGAATCAAAGTGAATGATTCTGACATCTGTATCCAGGTTTTGATGTCTTGTTTTATTTGGTCATGTTACACCAGTAATGTGCTAGAAAGTACCTTAGTACATCAGTCAGCTTATCAGTTGTTCTCTctcagcatacacacacacacacacacacacacacacacacacaccatctccCTCCTTGTATCTGAACTTGAATAAGAAACAGCACAACTTCACAGTAATGGGAAATAACTTCAGAAGAAACTCTAAGGttcatactttcatttttatgtttagtgCTATCCCTACATCTtctcatgtattcattcattcattcattcaataaagatTCATTATCTTCTCCATACCAGAACAATCCTAGTTGCTAAGGATATAAACATGAATTAAACCAGCTTCCCCTTCTTCCAGGTTCTCACGGTGTGGtgagaaagaaatagataaaacacttaaaatatagCATGTGAAGGGATGGAATAGCTTTCTCAAATGACTTAAATTACTTATTAAAGTAGTTGATTTTAAGTGCATGTGTCTACTCCCTATACTATTAGTCCAGCAAGGGATGAAATTCTGAGAACCTACTGATCAAAGACTAGAACCAACACCAAGCCACTTCAGATACAGAGTTTTCAATCAAGGAAGACCTATGTGAGACTGAATGGATTGGGTCATGAACATTGACATACATCTTGTTTCCATAGGAAAACAAttgcttttttgttctttgttttatcttCTCACAGAGACCAGATGACCCAGAGACAGTAGACACCATTCTGAGCCTCTTAGACCGAGACAGAAATGGATATGTTGATTTTCAAGAATACCTCTTGTTAGTGTTCAGATTGGTCCAAGCGTGCCATCATAAACTACATAAGTCATGTGGACATAGAAGCTCCCAGcaagaaagggatcaggaaggAACAGAAAAACATAAGCTTCCAAGAAACACAGATAGACAACACCAGCAGAGTCATGAGAGAGAAAAGCAGAACTCCCAACACAGTCACTCCAAGAGACAAAGTCAGGATGCCCAACACAATCAGTCTGAGAGACAAGGTAAGGATTCCCACTATGGTCAGACTGAGAAACAGGAAGAGGACTCTGACCATGGTCAGTCTAAGAGGAAATTACAGGACTCTAGCTATGGCCAATCAGAGAGACAAGATAGGGACTCTCATTATGGTCAGTCTGAGAGACAAGATGAGGATTATAGCTCTGACCAGTCTGATGGACAAGATCAAGACTCTAGCTCTTGTCAAAGACTGAGTCATAAATCTAGCAGTGGCCAGCCTAAAGGACAAGGATATACCTTTGCCTTAAATCAGTCTGATAAACCAGCTCAGGATTCTCAACACGGTCAGTCTAAAAGGCTTGAACAACAACAAAGTTTTGGTCAGTCTGGAAGACTCAGACAAGATTCTTGCTCTAGTCAGAATGACAAACAGGAATCAGGCTCTTATACACAATCTGGAAGGTTGGATCAGGAATCAGGCTATGgccagaaagacagacagagttCCCAGAAAGGACAGAGTTCCCATCATCATCAGACAGGTGTGCAAGAACAAAGTTCCCACTATGGTCAGACAGACAGAGGACAAAGTTTCCACCATGGTCATACAGACAGACAAGGGCAGAGTTTCCACCATGGACAGACAGGCAGGCAGGGACAGAGTTCCCATCATGGTCAGACAGGAAAGCAGGGACAGAGTTCCCACCATGATGAGACAGGCTGGCAAGAACAGAGTTCCAACCATGGTCAGATAAGTGGGCAGAGGCAGAGTTCCCACCATGATCAGGCAGGTGGGCAAGGACAGAGTCCCCACCACGGTCAAACAGAGGGTCAGGGCCAGAGTCCCCACCACGGTCAAACAGAGGGTCAGGGCCAGAGTCCCCACCACAGTCAGACAGGGGGGCAGGGCCAGAGTCCCCACCACGGCCAGACAGGCGGGCAGGGCCAGAGTCCCCACCACGGCCAGACAGGGGGGCAGGGCCAGAGTCCCCACCACGGCCAGACAGGCGGTCAGGGCCAGAGTCCCCACCACGGCCAGACAGGCGGTCAGGGCCAGAGTCCCCACCACGGCCAGACAGGCGGGCAGGGCCAGAGTCCCCACCACGGCCAGACAGGCGGTCAGGGCCAGAGTCCCCACCACGGCCAGACAGGCAAGCAGGGCCAGAGTCCCCACCACGGCCAGACAGGCGGGCAGGGCCAGAGTCCCCACCACGGTCAGACAGGCGGGCAGGGCCAGAGTCCCCACCACGGCCAGACAGGCGGGCAGGGCCAGAGTCCCCACCACGGCCAGACAGGAGGGCAGGGCCAGAGTCCCCACCATGGTCAGACAGATAGACAGGGCCAGTCGCAGATGTGGGAAACTGAAATTCAAGGACAAAGTAGGTACTTCCAAGGAACTGAGGGAGCAAGGAGAGACTCACATGTTGAGCAACCAGGTAAGTCAGGGAAAATAAGTCAGCAGACTTCAGgacaggaaataaataaaaaccagagACAAGAATTCTACTCTAGGGAGGAACATCAAACCAGCCACAAGGCATCAAAGCCTGAGGACAACCAACGCCACAAAAACAAACTCTTAGTGCAAATCCAACAAGAAAAGCCACACTCCCACAATGAGAGAGACTGGCAATCAGACAGTAGTAAGCAGGGCCACAAAGAGGTCCAGACTAGACGGAGCCAGGATGAGGGGCAGAGCCACTGGACAGAGCAAGAGCAAGGTCATCAAAGCTGGCACAGACAAAGCCATAAGGATCAGCAAATTCCATGTGACAGGCAATCCCACAAGGATGAAAAGAACCACCAAATACAAGATAAGCAAACCCACAAAAAGGATCAAAATCATCTGCAACAACAGGATAGACAAACCCATaaggagaaagagaggtatcAAGGGTCCCAGGAGCAACAATCCCGAGGATCCCAGAAAGAAAAATTCCATGTGAGTGAGGATGACCAGATCCACAGTTCACAGGGAAGATACTTCCATCCTACCCAGAATGGTGGGAGGCCCCAAAGAAGAGAACAAGGTAAAAGTCACCCCGCCATGGCAGCAAGTGCTTCCAACCCCTTCTATGACTATGTACAAGAGCAGAAATCATGTCAGAACTAGATTGTGTGAGCATCTAAACTGAAGCAACATGAAGCCAAAGAAGAAAACTACATATCAAATTCATCtctatttatgtttaaaaatttaaaatgtacgtCATCCCTCTGTTTTCTGTCTATCTGCAAAGATGCTTTTGAGTACTAGAGTTCACTTTTAGGGCATTTCAAGTTCTTTCAGCAGCAATTCTATGGTTTTCTGGTTAGGTGGAATCTAAGTTGTAAATTAGGTGAGAGAATCAGATCTTACTTTTGATCAGTTTAGAGATTCAAATCATTTCCCATTTTTACCTCTGTGTAGGGGACACTTTGTTGGGCCATTGAAAAGTAGAACACTTCTccctaaaattcattttcctGAAGACAGGAAAACTGGTGAGCTTTAGCTGCTGTAGATAAAACATCAGGAATCACAAGCCTCATAGTCTAAACTAGAATGGAACAGAATGAGAGAGGCTGCTAGAAGAGAAGTTGACATCTCCCATGCCCAGGCTCCTACTCCTCACAAGAAAGACTGTCCATTGAGCACCTATACAAGCTGACCAGACCCATTCCAACTCAATGTTCTTTTAGTTTCCAGTCATATAATATAAAAGCATATGTCAGATTTATTTACATATTCCCAGGGGCCAAAAACGATCAATCCATGAATcctaaaaacccttcacaagaaagtcTCTGAACATGGAATTGTATTAAAATACCCAATAAATGATTTGTGTACCTAGACATTGAtggatctttttcttcttcactatAGAACAATATTATCTTCACTTGGGGACCATTTTCCAAAAATAGAACCTCATTTCTTATCTTCTAAAATCTCTGTTCTCTGAGTTCCTAggtactgacaaaaataaaaatcaatataaaacaaataatagtCAAATGGAACTtatctaaatattattttcagcTCCCTCCTTCACCAAGGAGTTGCATTTGACCCTTACCACTCATTCGCCACCACATTCAAATCGTTATTAAGTCTTGTCAACTTTACAGCCTCCATAACTCTTAAAAACCTTTTCATGTCtcacttggggtgtggctcagtggtacagctctTGTTTAGCAcccatgaagccctgaattcaatcatCACTACTGCAAAGACAAACAAAGCCAACTACCAGTCTCAAAGAGTTTAGTTAAATTCATATCAATTCAACAGATTTATCTTCTCATGTGTCCATCTCCTGCAccttaattttccttcttttcagtgACTTTAGAATGAAGTTCATGCTTCTTAGCGTGGCACTCAGGCCCTTCACTCTCTGACCCAGATGATCCGCTCAGTCCAATGTTTTAAGAGTACATTCCCAGGCACATGCAATGCTCAAGCCATAACAATGACTTGCTCCTTTTCTTTATTCACCATGGTATCTCATTAATTCATACCTTTCATTATACTATCCTATCAGCCTGGAATACCTTCCTGTTATTTTCTGCCTGGCAAACACCTAAGCATCCTCTGGTCCCAATTAAAACATCAATCATCTCTTCTGAGCAGCCTTCCTGGACACTCCAAACAATGATTTCTCCAAATTCCTACTCACTACTGTTATATAATCTGGCTCACATAGTATATCTCCCCTACCAAACTGGTAATCAGCACAGGTCTTATGTAGCTTTGTACTTCTCAGCACTTAGTACAGCTATGGATAACCAGTATACTCAGTAATTTTTTGTTGAGTAGGTGGGCAGATGGAAGAATTAATTCTGACTTTAGAATAAATTCAACTGgacatttattaagcatctacaATAAATGAAACACAGGAGCAAACAACAGAGCCAAATGAATCCCTGATTAAGTCAAGTATCAATGAATGAACCAGTAAGCTTTTAGGTATTttacacaaaaaagaattttatgccTAGAATGATAAGGGTTTAATTATTAGAAATTAGTAAGTGACTCCTGAAACTATTGAGTTTATCATCAGAGCTATAATAGGAATCAGAAACCATCTGGAATCCAGAAGTTGCTGGCATTCCTACCAAAACGGGATAACAATACCCACATCTCCATAACTTTGTCTCTGTAGACAAAATAATGGTCTCCAACCCACTCTTACCTTCCAAATATCAGATTACATTTGACCCTTGCCATGCATTCACCACCACATTCAAATAGTCATTGAGTCTTGCCAACTCCGTATCTTCCATAACTCCAAAATACTTAATTGGAAAAACATTAACTCACATGCAGAACTTTTGCTTTAAGGAAATGTAGAAAGAGTTAGGAATGGGTGCTGAGGCCCACTGGGTCATATTAATTATACGAAAAATATAATAATGCATAACAACATTACCTTCCTTCAAAGAGATCAGACTATATTAAGATAGGCACACACAGCAAACAACCATTATGCAAGGCACAATGTCTTAAGTACAAGAAAATTGAAGTTGTGATACTAAGAAAGGAGTAAGTAGCTATACCTGGAAGGACCTAGAAAGGTTTTCAAGGAGAGAAAGCATCTAAACTAAGACTATGATCCTGGGAGAAAAAGCTTGTCCCAGGCCCTAATATCAATGAAAATGTCCATATACTGATTGCTAATTAACTAGGATATTTGTTCAAGAGTAAGATGAGTTTTCTTCACAAGTGTTCTCTATGACTTAGCCATCCCCAGCAAGATACATCAAAGGTTGGAAAATAAGATGAAAGGCTTCAAAATTTGACAACTTCTCAGGGCTCAGGGAGGCATTCACTGATTATCACACTGCTTAAACCAAACACTCCAGAGACTTTCTTCACTGCAATCATTCCCTTCCCTCAGTCAAATCTATCAGCAAATTTCTTTTCTGTCGTGAAATTACAGAATAACTCAAATTCATGATTCTTTTCATCTCTATGCCTATCAACCAAGCCAATACTGTCTCTCTCCTACAATGTGACTCTCTGCTAAAAATTCCCTAGGCtaagaataaaattcaatatccttccCAGGTATTCCTACTACACAGGACCCTGCCAGATTTTACCTTTCATtactctcctcttttttttgttgatagaagtgtattttcttttatgtacAAAAATTGAAGGCCCAAAATATGGTTTGTTTAAGTAGTTATCgatattttaccttttcttttactAAAGCAGTTCAGGAATAGTTCCCTTCCCACTAACAGTATAGAAACACAGTAATAGGGCTACTTTTAGTACAGAATAAAAAactttcaagaaaaattaattttttactgAATTAAACAATTtaccaataaatttaaaatttaaaagataacatCTTCATCCTACAATCCTGGCATAACAGGTataccaatttaaaaaataaaattttccacaGTTATAATTATAGGTATTAATGCAGCAAGCTACAAAATGAAGTTACTTTaatgtattttcaaaaaaataaaaattcaacaaccaaatatgaattttaaaagttggCATTTTCTACAAttgtacattttctaaaataattgacTAATATTTTCTTATAGAACATAATTAAGGCAATTGTTGGCATTTCACTATATTCCTAAGGAGATGGTTAAAAGAAGTTATTATACCAAATTTGAAATAGAGTTTTCTGATATACAGCAATGAAAAGGCAATCAACTTCTATTTAAAACTGTAATCATGatgaaattttcttcaaaaacataACATTTGATTGATGATCTTTAATACTGATTAAAACAGTCTGATGTTTGTTGCTGATGGAAGGCATATTAATCCAATGTCAccactcttctcttttttcctactttctgATCGCTCTAACCTTCTTTCTATGATTCTAGTTAGACACATGGTTCACACTTGGAAACCTATTTCTTTTGTTCAGAATAGTCTTCTTGATCTTTGTGTATatgtggcttatttcatttaggtcTTAGCTAAAAAGTCACTTCATCAGAGAAATTTTCTCCGacatttatgcaaaaatagaATTCCTCCCTATCAGTCTTCATTACATATTcttctttcttgtcatttttgttcttagcatcttttgtattttatgtattgTTTTTGTGTTATTTATTGTCTTTTCCCCAAACTAGAATATAAGGCCCAAAAGAGcaaggattttgttttatttgctacTGCACCCCCTCCATCTACAACAGTACCTTGCTGTGATGCATACCTAATAAATACATGTTGATTAAATGCTCATAGAAGCTCCCATTTCTAACCAGCTTCTCACAATGTCCCCAAActctaacttaactgaatagctTCCCTGTATACATTGATTATACCATTTCCTCCACTTAAATGCTCTCCTGATCTTCACCCACTAAATCCCTACCTATCCCAATGGCTAGCAGCACCTTCTGTACCATCACCAGAATAGACCTTATCAAATTACACCAAAGTCAATCTTAAATTCATCTGTTTCCTACCATACTGTGATCCCTGAAAGTAGAAAGTACATCTTATTCACACTGTATCTTCAGTACCAAGCACAGTGAGTAGCCAATTAGAGAGAAAGAGCCTGGgatttaatataaaaaaagacatttctccaTCACTTACCAATTTTATGATCTTAGAAAAACTTAACTCTTCAaatttcaatttcctcatctataaaatagggttaaaatttcaataattattgaacaatgaattaaaataatatttgcaaaAGTGATTTATGCTCTGATAAAAAATCtgtgatataaatatttatatgcttatttatttgacatttatAATCTGTGCCCTCTACATTATGTTTAACAAAACTTAATAAGTAAGTTATTTAAGGAGAGGTCCATACTTTAATCTTCACATCACTATATTATCCAGAATACTTCAGAATATTTTGTAGACACTTGTAGAATCAAATTCAACTAGACAGACTCCTTCCATTATATTATGACTCTCTGCCTCTATCCTGGTACCAACATTTGATGCCCATTGACCTATTCTACTGTTAGCATTGTTTTCCTTCACCCACCTTACTCCACCACCCAGGACACAACCTTCTTCTCCCTCAAATTCCCTGTGCCTCATTCCCAACAAACTTCATTTAAATAGGACCCCTGAAATATGCACATTCCCTTCAATACCACCAACACCTTCCTTTAATTGCAAGATCCCAGACTgtgataattctattttcttaccCTTTAGGCACTtcccctcttcttctcccttGCTTGGGGTCCAAACCCAGTAGTTACTAAAACTCAATTCCTTGAAAAGTTGGTTCAAAACTTACCTTCTATAATCCTCCCTCAATGATAAGCCTTCTTTGCCCTgcttattttcatatacatagtTGCCCTGTGCACATTTTGCTTCCTGGTGTTGGCATGAATGAATGTTCTTCTATTGCATCCATTAtgtatttccttctttccacaaAGCTGTAAGGTCACTAAGGAGCTGGTATATCTCCTATTCCTTTGTGTCCCCAGTACAAAGTGAATTTGCACCATTGTTGTTGGTTAACTTATTAAAAGACCTAGCAAAGCAATTGGAGCCTAATTTGAGTTGAATACCTATTGAATACTCACtgccaaaatagaacctct is a window from the Castor canadensis chromosome 11, mCasCan1.hap1v2, whole genome shotgun sequence genome containing:
- the Rptn gene encoding repetin — protein: MVQLLNSIITVTKVFQNYAKDNGDCTSLCKKELKQLLLTEFGDILRRPDDPETVDTILSLLDRDRNGYVDFQEYLLLVFRLVQACHHKLHKSCGHRSSQQERDQEGTEKHKLPRNTDRQHQQSHEREKQNSQHSHSKRQSQDAQHNQSERQGKDSHYGQTEKQEEDSDHGQSKRKLQDSSYGQSERQDRDSHYGQSERQDEDYSSDQSDGQDQDSSSCQRLSHKSSSGQPKGQGYTFALNQSDKPAQDSQHGQSKRLEQQQSFGQSGRLRQDSCSSQNDKQESGSYTQSGRLDQESGYGQKDRQSSQKGQSSHHHQTGVQEQSSHYGQTDRGQSFHHGHTDRQGQSFHHGQTGRQGQSSHHGQTGKQGQSSHHDETGWQEQSSNHGQISGQRQSSHHDQAGGQGQSPHHGQTEGQGQSPHHGQTEGQGQSPHHSQTGGQGQSPHHGQTGGQGQSPHHGQTGGQGQSPHHGQTGGQGQSPHHGQTGGQGQSPHHGQTGGQGQSPHHGQTGGQGQSPHHGQTGKQGQSPHHGQTGGQGQSPHHGQTGGQGQSPHHGQTGGQGQSPHHGQTGGQGQSPHHGQTDRQGQSQMWETEIQGQSRYFQGTEGARRDSHVEQPGKSGKISQQTSGQEINKNQRQEFYSREEHQTSHKASKPEDNQRHKNKLLVQIQQEKPHSHNERDWQSDSSKQGHKEVQTRRSQDEGQSHWTEQEQGHQSWHRQSHKDQQIPCDRQSHKDEKNHQIQDKQTHKKDQNHLQQQDRQTHKEKERYQGSQEQQSRGSQKEKFHVSEDDQIHSSQGRYFHPTQNGGRPQRREQGKSHPAMAASASNPFYDYVQEQKSCQN